A single genomic interval of Oncorhynchus gorbuscha isolate QuinsamMale2020 ecotype Even-year linkage group LG25, OgorEven_v1.0, whole genome shotgun sequence harbors:
- the LOC124013843 gene encoding placenta-specific gene 8 protein-like, with product MAETINLFLLISETSMTPALIATHSNQWGTGICGCFDDLQVCCFAYWCFPCFAYTTTSKFGECFCLPLLDILMGFTHPSMSMKVAVCNRYAIHGDMMADCVYSTFCNICSWCQLAREIKRRRQTFTVINAQSAMLPGQNMVMASQPGVNTSQTTGHILSAYNQLHPSGSLGH from the exons ATGGCTGAAACCATCAACCTGTTCCTTCTG ATCAGTGAGACGTCTATG ACACCAGCTCTAATAGCCACCCACTCTAACCAGTGGGGCACTGGCATCTGTGGCTGCTTCGACGATTTACAAGTCT GCTGTTTTGCCTACTGGTGCTTCCCCTGTTTTGCCTACACCACCACCTCAAAGTTCGGAGAGTGTTTCTGTCTCCCCCTGCTGGACATCTTAATGGGATTTACCCA TCCATCCATGTCCATGAAGGTGGCGGTGTGCAACCGCTATGCCATTCAT GGTGACATGATGGCGGACTGTGTGTACTCCACCTTTTGCAACATCTGCTCCTGGTGCCAGCTGGCCCGGGAGATCAAGAGACGCAGACAGACCTTCACAGTCATCAACGCCCAGTCCGCGATGCTGCCCGGTCAGAACATGGTGATGGCCTCCCAGCCTGGGGTCAATACATCTCAGACCACGGGTCATATCCTCTCAGCCTATAATCAACTCCACCCCTCAGGCAGTCTTGGCCACTAG
- the LOC124013693 gene encoding cornifelin homolog B-like, whose product MSNKMVIQQPNHFVQAVTSNRWSSEICDCTQDMSSCCFAFWCFPCFACITAKEAGECLCLPLLDGYSLIPPATMSMRVGMRKRYGIEGTMCNDCVYSFFCLPCTWCQMSREMKTRLQPITLINTHTR is encoded by the exons CAGCCCAATCACTTTGTTCAGGCTGTCACATCAAACCGATGGAGCTCCGAAATCTGTGACTGCACCCAGGATATGTCttcat GTTGCTTTGCGTTCTGGTGCTTCCCCTGTTTTGCCTGTATAACAGCGAAAGAGGCTGGGGAGTGTCTGTGTCTGCCTCTGCTAGACGGTTACAGCCTCATCCCCCCAGCCACCATGTCCATGAGGGTGGGCATGCGCAAGCGCTACGGCATCGAG GGCACCATGTGTAATGACTGTGTCTATTCCTTCTTCTGCCTGCCCTGCACCTGGTGTCAAATGTCACGAGAGATGAAGACCCGCCTCCAACCCATCACTCTCATCAATACACACACAAGATAA